From Ficedula albicollis isolate OC2 chromosome 5, FicAlb1.5, whole genome shotgun sequence, one genomic window encodes:
- the STYX gene encoding serine/threonine/tyrosine-interacting protein isoform X2, protein MELAKPAFPALPQAKEDSEDWTYPMRREMQEILPGLFLGPYSSAMKSKLPILQKHGITHVICIRQNIEANFIKPNFQQLFRYLVLDIADNPVENIIRFFPMTKEFIDGSLQSGGKVLVHGNAGISRSAALVIAYIMETFGVKYRDAFTYVQERRFCINPNAGFVHQLQEYEAIYLAKLTIQMMSPLQLERSLSVPPGSTGSLKRMHEEDEDLGTMQVAAAQNG, encoded by the exons ATGGAGCTCGCCAAGCCGGCCTTCCCCGCGCTGCCGCAGGCCAAAGAGGACTCTGAG gattggACCTATCCCATGAGGAGAGAGATGCAG GAAATCTTACCTGGGTTATTTTTAGGCCCATATTCTTCAGCTATGAAAAGCAAG ctACCTATACTCCAGAAACATGGAATAACCCATGTCATATGCATACGGCAGAACATTGAAGCAAATTTTATTAAACCAAACTTCCAGCAGTTATTTAG GTATTTAGTCTTGGATATTGCAGATAATCCAGTGGAGAATATAATCCGATTTTTCCCTATG actAAAGAATTTATTGATGGAAGTTTACAAAGTGGAG gaaAAGTTCTTGTCCATGGGAACGCAGGGATTTCTAGAAG tgctgcctTAGTTATTGCATATATAATGGAAACCTTTGGGGTGAAGTACAG GGATGCATTTACTTATGTCCAAGAAAGAAGATTCTGTATTAATCCTAATGCTGGATTTGTCCATCAACTTcag GAATATGAAGCCATCTATCTAGCAAAATTAACCATCCAGATGATGtcacctctgcagctggagagatCCCTCTCAGTCCCACCTGGCAGCACAG GGAGTTTGAAGAGGATGCACGAGGAGGATGAAGATCTTGGCACCAtgcaggtggcagcagcacagaatggGTGA
- the STYX gene encoding serine/threonine/tyrosine-interacting protein isoform X1 yields the protein MELAKPAFPALPQAKEDSEDWTYPMRREMQEILPGLFLGPYSSAMKSKLPILQKHGITHVICIRQNIEANFIKPNFQQLFRYLVLDIADNPVENIIRFFPMTKEFIDGSLQSGGKVLVHGNAGISRSAALVIAYIMETFGVKYRDAFTYVQERRFCINPNAGFVHQLQVTFFFKFLIVTEKPFNESSSCQTDIYTNMLQRNVRSWSKAWEEDEWAPQFLTVKLWTEQIQEWRRNKNPGLCSD from the exons ATGGAGCTCGCCAAGCCGGCCTTCCCCGCGCTGCCGCAGGCCAAAGAGGACTCTGAG gattggACCTATCCCATGAGGAGAGAGATGCAG GAAATCTTACCTGGGTTATTTTTAGGCCCATATTCTTCAGCTATGAAAAGCAAG ctACCTATACTCCAGAAACATGGAATAACCCATGTCATATGCATACGGCAGAACATTGAAGCAAATTTTATTAAACCAAACTTCCAGCAGTTATTTAG GTATTTAGTCTTGGATATTGCAGATAATCCAGTGGAGAATATAATCCGATTTTTCCCTATG actAAAGAATTTATTGATGGAAGTTTACAAAGTGGAG gaaAAGTTCTTGTCCATGGGAACGCAGGGATTTCTAGAAG tgctgcctTAGTTATTGCATATATAATGGAAACCTTTGGGGTGAAGTACAG GGATGCATTTACTTATGTCCAAGAAAGAAGATTCTGTATTAATCCTAATGCTGGATTTGTCCATCAACTTcaggtgacttttttttttaaattcctgatCGTAACTGAAAAGCCATTTAATGAATCATCTTCCTGCCAAACAGACATTTACACAAATATGCTTCAAAGAAATGTCAGGAGCTGGAGTAAAGCTTGGGAGGAAGATGAGTGGGCACCTCAGTTCCTTACAGTTAAGCTTTGGACAGAGCAAATCCAGGAatggaggagaaataaaaatcctgGTTTGTGCAGTGATTAA